The sequence CCATCGCACTCTTGACAGTtgactagggatggcaattttaccTATGGGTCCGGGTATCCGTGGATACCCGACCCGATGGGCACGAGCGTGGGTGTGACTTTTTACCCATGGGCACACCCGCCCGAGACCCGAAGACGTAATGGGCAATAGgcgggtttcattttttacccGTAGGTAATCCATGCCCGACCTGATACATATGCATTAGCTAATTTTGACTCatttcttaattcttataccATTTCTCTCGGTTCATTTGTGATGCTAACTGATACTAAGGtgtgatgtaattcaaattattgttgataatCGATAATTtagtaaattattgattttatttctctttgttaaattaGATATATTTCAAGTTAGTATTCATGCGAGATCTATTGGGTACCCGCCGGATATACCTGCGCCCGCCGGGCATGGGTACGGATACGGAGTTTTGCCTGCTAACTCTAGTGGGTAGGGTTTGGACGGGCAATATCGGGCatcgggtcgggcatggttttgctctacccgtgcccgacccgacccattgccatccctagcaTGTCAGTTGACACTGCTGGTCTTCTTCCTCTGCAACAGTAATTACACGGGGAATCGGATAAGGTTTTTCtcctctccgacgacgacgacgaacgagaGAGATCAGAGCACACGTACGTACGGCAATGGAGTCTACGCTGATCACGATCACGAGATCGCCCATCCTCCCCTGTCCATTCTCGAGACGgcccgcctcgcccgcgcgctgcttcgccggagctcgccgtagccgccgtgccgccgcctccgcttcgtTCTTCTCCCccgccggtggccgcggcggcggggatgcaGGGGCGGGCTCCTcgctctcctccgccgcggccgcggccgcgctcggcgaggcggcggcggcgggtggcggcggatccGACTCCGAGGCCATCC is a genomic window of Oryza glaberrima chromosome 7, OglaRS2, whole genome shotgun sequence containing:
- the LOC127779065 gene encoding copper-transporting ATPase PAA1, chloroplastic-like isoform X2, yielding MESTLITITRSPILPCPFSRRPASPARCFAGARRSRRAAASASFFSPAGGRGGGDAGAGSSLSSAAAAAALGEAAAAGGGGSDSEAILLSVQGMMCDGCAASVKRILESQPEVTSATVDFKEAKAVVLTTAEVKAAEDWQKQCGEKLANHLGTCGFESRLQE